A single Salmo trutta chromosome 14, fSalTru1.1, whole genome shotgun sequence DNA region contains:
- the LOC115207141 gene encoding retinal cone rhodopsin-sensitive cGMP 3',5'-cyclic phosphodiesterase subunit gamma-like produces MCRGGAMWEGWGGSVRATEQRSEGIRSEVYKREDSRRGGREIQQDLSRINPTPENCSLQTAKTEMADIATAAEKKAPPKFKQRTTRTFKSKAPKPGQKGFGDDIPGMEGLGTDITVVCPWEAFGDMELSDLAKYGIV; encoded by the exons ATGTGTAGGGGCGGAGCGATGTGGGAAGGATGGGGGGGGAGTGTGCGAGCGACAGAGCAAAGGTCAGAGGGGATTAGGTCAGAGGTGTATAAAAGGGAGGACAGtcggagaggaggaagagagatacAGCAGGATCTCAGTAGGATCAACCCAACCCCGGAGAACTGTTCACTGCAGACTGCAAAGACAG AAATGGCAGACATTGCAACTGCCGCTGAAAAGAAGGCCCCCCCTAAATTCAAGCAGAGGACTACCCGTACCTTCAAGAGCAAGGCCCCCAAGCCTGGCCAGAAGGG aTTCGGTGACGACATCCCCGGCATGGAGGGTCTCGGCACAGATATCACAGTGGTCTGCCCATGGGAAGCTTTCGGTGACATGGAACTCAGTGACCTGGCAAAATACGGAATTGTTTAG